DNA from Peromyscus leucopus breed LL Stock chromosome 3, UCI_PerLeu_2.1, whole genome shotgun sequence:
tattaGTAGATTATTAAATTGCCAGAACCATGAACTGCAGCATGTTTGAATACCCAAGTAGATGGCATTTGTGATAATATGGTAGTTTTTGAAAATGATGtaaaagattttaataaaatctAATATATTTTTCAACTGTGAGAGATGttactatcattttattttcttattatttattttatatgcaaaatGCCATTTAGCATTATAAAATCTATCTAGTAAGCAGattcctttccttattttttttttatttttatggcagTTGAATTAAACCCAGGCTCTCATACTTGACTGACAAATattcttccactgagctatactGAAGGCCTACCTTcagtggtaatatattgtgtaccccaataaagcttacctggggatcagaggacagagccagccactaaactagacatagaggtcaggcagtggtgacacacacctttaatcctatcactcagaaggcacagatctgtctggatctccgtgagttcaaggccatactgggctacatgagagaaacagaaccaggcagtggtgacacacacctttaatcccaggaagtaatatggcaggacacagaaaggcgcgaggaaacaggaacctgtctcttgaggctgaggattttgtagaggtaagttagtggctggctgttctgcttctctgatctttcagcttttactccccctacccaaataaaaaaaaaaaaaaaaaaaaaagaaagaaagaaagaaaggaaaaggaaaaggaaaaagaggatatagataagaggtaaattattgaatctactctttaaaaaataaaaaggtagattattgaatctactctgaaaagaaaaaggggaggataTAGATACAAGGTacaaaggtagattattgaatggCTATATAAATGGCTACCAGCATCCTTTCTCGATTGTTACTTTTGTACATTTTCCCCCTAACATTTCTAAACTGTTTTCAGGTATGCATATCATAAGCTCATCAAAGCCAAGTAACAAAATCTGTAATTCAATGGATATTTCCCCTGCCACCATATAGCACCTTGATGGTCATTTACAAAATCAGATCTCATGCTCACAGTGTTTCATTATAGTTCAAAAATGGAAGGATATCCTTGATGATACAgtttagaaaatagaaaacaagatatttgaGGGCTCACGCAGATTCATGTCCAACATATTCAATGGACTGTGCCACTCAAACAGTGACAGAATTTATAAATACATGACTTACGGCGCCTTTGCTGAGTGCCCTGTGTTTGGGGTGGGAGCCTAGGCTTCCTCTGTAGCTGCTTTTGCTACTTTGTCTCTTGGATGTGGATTACTCCTCTTGTGAAGGAGTTTGAGCTCTTCTTTTCCTGCAGCTTTGTCAGGGACTTGCACAGAAATCTTGCCACTATCAATATAGTTGAAGTTTTGAATTTGAACAAAGCAACTCGGACAACAGAGTGCAGTGGCTGTAGCTATTCAAGTGGAACCTCCACGTTTCCTATCCAGAGTGGAAGGTGGAGAAGAGGAGCTCAGGGAAGCTCCTGGGGTGGTGTTACTCCTTCCAATGATACAAGCTCTGTCACTTTTCCTAAAGGCCTTGAAGCTCTTGTACTAGCACATGCTCCACACAGCCCCTCCTCCAATGTGTTTTGCATTTGTCCTCgtcttctatctttcttttttttttaaatagggaaaGAGCCATCCCATGAGGACCTTTCTGTGTTCAGGTATGTTAATGTTTCTGTTCTTAGAAATTTTGCCTAAAACTTTTCATATGTTGTTTGGATTTATCTTCCCAGTATGTTTCCCCCATATGTGTAGGGCATTTATGAGAAATTCAAGATATTTTTGTGTTACCTTCTTTGTTCAATATTGCTCTAGGTTCCAGTTGTAAGCTATCTTTCACATGGGATAACCTATGGCTTTTCTTTCAATCTTAACATTTTTCTTGGTGTTAtgttgatacagggtctcaccaaCTAGCTCAGTTTCCTTTAGTGCTGGGCCACATATAccagtgtgcaccactatgcaAAGTTTTTGATGAATGTTTTTCTGCTGCCTTATTTTGATACTTCCTTTTTGTGTTACAGCTTCTCTGACTACCTTTAGCTGGTGAACAACGTTATAGCTCGTTGCTCCATTCTCTGGCTTGCCCAGGCTGTGTATTGTTCTTTATATGCCTTGATGCCTATGACATTACAGGAGCAGATTTTGGTGCAAATTGGAGGGAAATGAATGGTGTCTAATGCCCATACTGGTGAAGGAGTCAGATGCATTAAGAAAGGCAGGAACCATCGACAATGAAGAGGATTCTTGTTGTACAAATGAATTTCTGTAAGCTCATTGTCTGCTTTTTAACAGAACAGGaatttttccaaatttatttacatgtatgaataAGATAGTACCAACTCTTTAGAATATTTACATTACCACTGCATCAATTACAAATGAAAGCAATTTTATAACATCTCCTAACAACTATCATTGCTAATCTTAAGTGAAATGCATAATAAATTATAAGTAAATGATAAACCTGAATTATTGAAGTCAGAAATAAAAGGGATTATGGTATAAATAAGCACACATTTATGAACTAGTATGTAttagtatatgcatgtgtatgcatgcatatatatatttatatatgatcttataaaaagtaaaattatgagTCTTCTCAGTCCCAGGTATTTGAAGAATAACTTATGACATAAGATTATTAGATAATTGTTTGCTTATAGAAAGAACTTTGGAAAATGCATATAGGTGCCTATACTGGCATCATTTGGAAATATTTGGTGAAATTCTTATGTTACATAAAAGTTAACATACTGGTGCCTTTTATGTGAGctagaattttataattttgcttGTCAGAAATTAAATGGTTTCAATTTAATATGTAAGCAGTCAAAATaatgcaaatacatatatttattttgatgacAGCACATGagaattctgttttcttcagCATCAACTATGGAGGACTCCAGACCATTGTGTGTAAGGTAGGCAGCATCTGGTTGAAGCTCAGCTGGCTGCCTTGCAAAGTATAAAATTTTCGTGAAGAAAACTGTAAACCAACTCAGTAAATCTTGATATTTACTTGACATTGtatataagagtttattagattAGTATGTTATGAATTCTCAAGAATCAGCTAGACATACATCAGAAGACTGCATTAACAAATATTTAGCACTCTAGTGGAATTTTGAGCATTTTGGAAACAATGAATGGTGTCATACGGTACATATTATTAACTACTTTAAATGTAGAATTTATAATGGGATATTTAGGCAATGCATTCACAGTACTAGTGAACATTATGGAGtgggcaaagaggagaaagatatCTTTCATAGATCAGATTTTCACTACTCTGGCAATTTCCAGAATTGGTTTGCTCGTTTCACTAATTGAAAGTTTATTTGTGTCTGAATGGTATCCAGATACAATATTAACTAGAAGACGTGTGaaacaaattattattttctggGTGGTAACCAATCATTTCAGCATCTGGCTTGCTACATGTCTCagcatcttttattttctcaagataTCCAATTTTTCAAACTCTATTTTTCTTCACCTAAAGTGCAGAGTAAAAAAAGTGGTTTCAGTGACAATATTGGCATCTCTGCTCCTcttgtttttaaacattctagtcacaaacacacatattgaTGTCTTAATTGatgaaattcaaataaatacGTTCTACAATGCTCTCTCAAGTAACTATACTCAAGTTTCTAGGCTTGTTTTACTCACCAACACTATATTCACACTCATCCCCTTCACTGTGAGCCTGACCATGTTTCTCCTGCTCATCTTCTCCCTGTGGAGACATCTGAAGAACATGCAGCGCAACGCCGAAGGCTCCAGAGATGTCAGCACCACAGCCCACGTAAAGGCCCTGCAAATGGTGGTCACCTTCCTGTTACTGTATACCgttttttctctgtcatttctcgTGCAGGTTTTTAACATGGAATTTCAGCAGAAACATTCAGTTGCTCTGCTCTTGTGGACTACTGAAGTTGCTTTCCCTTCAGGCCACTCATATGTCTTGATTCTGGGAAACACCAGGCTTAGACAGGCCTTCCTTTCCATGGTGTGGTGGCTGAGGTGCAGGCTCAGTGGTGCAGAGCCCTCAGGTTCCTAAAACTTAAAGTGGATCATCTTTTGTCTTTCAGAGGAACATCAGTTTCTAAGCAATTATTTTTGTATAAATCTGTACCTTCTATACTTCACTTGTAGCATTGTAAATTTGGCAAAATTTTTTGTAGATTAGGTACTATCCAAACTATTACAGCCCTGGCAAAAAATATGGAATTATCTAGATTGTTCTATAAGGATAGATATGAATatgaactaaataaatatatgaaaacataatATTAGCAAAGTATACTTTTCGATATAGAATTAAcctctttaacatttttaaatgattcatgttaatatgtaaaatacatgtgtgtatgtattcatgtagCTTGTGTTAAGTGATGTTAAATCTGTAGTAAGGATCCTGTGTATCATTAGAAATAAACCCTTCAGATTACTCAGTTTGCTTTgtcaatatttttctcttctaacattatttatttgttcattggaAAATGTTGAGTATATTATCTTTATGTCTTTCAGAGACAATTAGATAGGGCCACACATTTTATAAAAGGTAGACATGTGCATTAGGTTGCTACTTGAAGGAGGATGTCATAGTACTTATATATGACTCATTGATATTTGAAATTTTCAGCCTATTTTTGAATATTGTGTGAATGAATTCATTTATTGAAAAGATATTAAATGACTGAATTGGAAAACAGGAAAATTGTGTGGTGAGTAGTTGTCTGTTATTCTGTTGCAcagaaaacaataagaaaagaaaatatgtatatattcaggGCTGAGAGAAGTGACTCTGATTTATAAAAAAATCTGCAGTTGAATGAGTTCTTAGAGATGTAATCTATGAATGTGAAATACTAACAATTAAAGATGAAGTTCAGGATAACATAAAAATAGCTAAGGGTCAAAGTATGGATTTCTTagtgaaaataagtaaatagagtAAATATCAATAAAAGGTTAAATACAAATTACATGATGGTAACATTTCAAACACAATACAATCCACaagtcaataaaaatagaagtacACAGCAGAATTATCACTACAAGAACAAATCTCAGAGAAATTGTACATTTTTAATATCAATACGGAAGCCTGTCCACTTACCTTCTCCTATGCTGCCAAGGTACTGGTGGCGCACAGAACACAGCATTCAGCAGGCTTTTTTAAAGCACTACTTCAAATAACTTTATACAGAATACTTCCAGCAAGAGGCCTGTTAGTAGCTTTCATTTCACCAACACACAAGATTACTGCCACACCTAGACAGTGATCAGAGCTATGTTTGCTTGAATGGTGTCTTGTTCTCAGTCTtggattggtgtgtgtgtgtgtgtgtgtgtgtgtgtgtgtgtgtgtgtgtgtgtgtgcttcttggcTGTATATAATGAAGCCATAAGACATTAATTATCAGCAGATAATTGTGGAGAAGAGGAATTTTCCAAGAAGGTCCCATAGACAACAAGacactttagaaagaaaaaaaactcttctACATGAACCCAACTTATctgctgaaataaactctttttttttttttttttggttttttgagacagggtttctctgtgtagttttggtgcctgtcctggatcttgctatgtagaccaggctggccttgaattcacagagatctgcctggctctgcctcctgagtgctgggattaaaggcatgcaccaccactgctcggctgaAATAAACTCTTGATGTTGAAGGGCCATTCATGATATTTCCTGAGGATTGAAGCTCACCCATCTCTGCAtttaccattcattcattcattcattcattcattcattcattcattctttttttttatctttgtaacttgaaaacatttaaagatttGCTGCCTGACATCCATACTTCATGAACTCAAATTTCATAGAGGATAGACAAGGGGAAATGTTTGCAAAACAGTGAAATAGAGTATGCCTTTATTTGCATATTAGTAAATGAGAATTCAGCTTTAATTTCAGCACCAGCAGTTGAAGACCGGGGCTTGTGGTGAAGGTGTACAGTGCATGGTTACAGTTGTTTTAggataatagttttttttttccatgaaaccAGCATTGAACTTGGAGTTTGTCTTAGTTAATGTTACTTTTCTCCTTAACATTGTCCATAGAATATAAAAGTCAGTAGAACATTATTCAGACTGAAGGGTtttatatgtattgtgtgtgcgtgcatgtgtgtgtgtgtgtgtgtgtgtgtgtgtgtgtgtgtgtaacaaaattATGGAAAAAACAGGTCATTaatttgaaagggagcaaggAGAAGAATATTGAAGAGttcagagggaggaaaagggaaagagaaatgatgtaaatatactaaaatcccaaaggcaaatgaaaaaaattaaaaagacagtaGGTCTTTGCTGCCCACCCAGAAACCAGGTATTGCTAGGACTTTTTGTCAGTTATAAACAGCAATAGAGGCTTAGTTTATACTTTTTTCCCGACTCAATGTTACTCCTGAGCATATTTTCCATCCAGTTAGTGAGAGAATTTGGTTTTGGAAAATCTGCCAATGTCTTTATAGCATTTGAAAATGGTTCAGGTATTACTGGAAGAAAAAGATGTTCCTTGTGATAGAATTCTTACTTCTTGGGCTGTCTCCAAAATTGTTTCCTTAGGGAAAGTTAGCACACTGTATTCAACTGTAGTTCATCTGGGTTCAAATAATGGACAAGTGTAGAAGGGTGTCCTTATAGCCTGTGTTGGAAGTGATCCTTGTAGCACCTGGTGTACCAATAGCCtcagcttgttttgtttgttcaagaTAACTAAGTTCTCCAGTCCTACATTTCTCTACCTAAGAAGCTTAGAGAAGAATTTGCTCTGTTGATGTACAGGggattttggttttgtctttgagtcttttattttaagaatatttgtaTTCATTCTTTGAAGATTTTGTGCAATGTATGTGCAATGGACATATGAGCTCACTGCCCCAACTGCTCCCATAACCATCCACGCTCCTCTATTTTCACACCCAAACGTTGAGtcctcttcatttctcttccctttttgttGCTAAACTTGTCTTGAGGTGGGGCCTGCCCCAGTGTGTGGTTGACCACTGGGGGtcatataattaaagaaaaccattgactcttctcccagcagctatcaatgcCTGTAGCTTCTCAGCTAGAGGTAGGATTTTTGTGTCCGCCTTCCTCCCTctgttgggattttgtctggcttgagctttttcAGGTTTTGTGCATGTTGTTACAATTGCTGTGAGTTGTCCTGTGCAAATGCCctgttttattaaaaacaaaacaaaacaaaaaacctttcctTGCCTTCCATGAAAATCCCCGAGGCTTGAGATGAAGGGTGTGTTATGAATGTTCAGTTTAAAGTTGAGAACACCACAGTCTTTTGTTCTATATGTACTGGTAGGTGAGGGTCTCTGTATTCATTGTCATTTACTgcaaggagaagcttctctgatgggagTTGAAATATGTTATGATCTATGGATATAGTAACAAGTCACTAGGAGTCTTTAAATTTATTTGGTAGTTTTTTCAACGTTTAATACaagatattttgatcatatttacctctCTCCGATTCTTCTCAACTCCCCCTTATACCCTCTATTCCCCCCAACTATatattcttcctcctttctgagGAAATGATTCATCATGTTGCTCTTGAGATGAAATATGTGGGAACTGTTCTTGGTGCTGTCTTCCGCAGAGCAGAAGATGCAGAGGAAGAGCTCAGGAGTGCTCACTAGGGTGGTATGTGCTACTCTCTCCTGGTGGACACAAGTTCTGTCACTTTTAAAAAGACCCTGCAGTTCCAGTAGTAGTACACGCTCCACACTGCCCACAGCTGCAGTGGAGTGTTTTGCAttctctttgtctcctttctcttttttgttgtttggaagGAGCCATGTCAGGAGGACATTTCTGTCTCTGCAATGATGGTATGTATGCTCATGCTTCTATTCTTAGCAACTTCTACTAAAACTTTTCATATGCTTATGTACTTTATCTTCCCAGTATAGCTGACATGTCATTGTTGGGCCTTTGCTGCAGGGGGCTGAGGCTGTGTTCCATTCTCTACACTGGAATACCTCACGTCTTGCCTGTAATTTCTAAtggcttttattttaaacagtgtcTTATTTATCTCTCAGGCTTGTTTGGATTAGTCATCCTCCTGCATCCATCTCTCCACTGCTAGACTAAGGTTActagtgtgcac
Protein-coding regions in this window:
- the LOC114710342 gene encoding taste receptor type 2 member 140-like; the encoded protein is MNGVIRYILLTTLNVEFIMGYLGNAFTVLVNIMEWAKRRKISFIDQIFTTLAISRIGLLVSLIESLFVSEWYPDTILTRRRVKQIIIFWVVTNHFSIWLATCLSIFYFLKISNFSNSIFLHLKCRVKKVVSVTILASLLLLFLNILVTNTHIDVLIDEIQINTFYNALSSNYTQVSRLVLLTNTIFTLIPFTVSLTMFLLLIFSLWRHLKNMQRNAEGSRDVSTTAHVKALQMVVTFLLLYTVFSLSFLVQVFNMEFQQKHSVALLLWTTEVAFPSGHSYVLILGNTRLRQAFLSMVWWLRCRLSGAEPSGS